One window of Dysidea avara chromosome 11, odDysAvar1.4, whole genome shotgun sequence genomic DNA carries:
- the LOC136237896 gene encoding protein inturned-like, with the protein MAATSMDSVNQELIKLLSRKGSQCSPKPVHRLPHMLMYLTLNTAEDDEENKDVLYMYPAQIDSTIMNKVYHLRALCLTLTDVMTSSVASGNCSCTSISVDEQLMSLVSIQYDKELMMLAIPAYCCSVYEAESLAKQVEQVLSLLYQTPQRAFTSEANNQQLSYLFGLFFEHLFAAKKSTSLQSFQFCPSVTLPVNLKVKFSCALSSLDSADFSSNTVFMHTSMSYSSLGSCLFHKGSLVCSHLADDDLKDVILFSMMHSLLKVTSQQKISQLVIWRKIYLRRLRQQKSITRDYFMLAVGLGYTIVYQLMESASRPDHDTSDIHINVPDAITIDKMRSLIMELDAKGVLQSVETCNTSSPVPCTQSIDAAMMSIPWSSTVKRSASLSVSDFEEISVNTPLSPSARSRGSSLIGIGSKKKSLTASLSAGSDYPAAHTKAPYMLTTGLDNVLFHYVSMDWARGVFISPTSTLTSQLHEAMLDTFGRTCVHIRQTLFSQEHDLQNTKFRYPEADSETDEGDSPHRPVLEQGVLVQCPLPASVLSDKHSKNVPRLSYWIVGRRLAETGREFYVCFQDSVPQSAVELAFRLHFGSVD; encoded by the exons ATGGCAGCAACATCAATGGATAGCGTTAACCAAGAACTTATAAAGCTGTTGTCAAGAAAAGGCAGTCAATGCTCTCCCAAACCTGTACATAGATTGCCCCACATGTTAATGTACCTCACCCTCAACACTGCTGAAGATGATGAagaaaataaa GACGTTTTGTACATGTATCCTGCACAAATAGACTCCACTATTATGAATAAGGTGTATCATTTAAGAGCACTATGTCTCACACTGACTGATGTAATGACATCATCAGTGGCATCTGGTAACTGCTCTTG TACTAGTATTAGTGTAGATGAGCAACTGATGTCTCTGGTTAGCATTCAGTATGATAAGGAATTGATGATGTTGGCAATACCTGCTTACTG TTGTAGTGTGTATGAAGCTGAATCACTTGCCAAGCAGGTTGAGCAAGTTTTAAGCCTACTTTATCAGACGCCACAAAG AGCTTTTACCTCTGAGGCAAACAATCAACAACTTAGCTACCTTTTTGGTCTCTTCTTTGAGCACCTATTTGCTGCCAAGAAATCTACATCACTTCAGTCATTCCAGTTCTGTCCTTCCGTCACTCTTCCTGTTAATCTCAAG GTCAAGTTCTCGTGTGCTCTTTCCAGCTTAGATTCAGCTGATTTCAGTAGCAATACCGTATTCATGCACACGTCAATGTCATATAGCTCTCTAGGATCCTGCTTGTTTCATAAA GGTAGTTTAGTATGCAGCCATCTTGCTGATGATGATTTGAAAGATGTGATACTCTTTTCAATGATGCATTCACTTCTTAAAGTCACCAGCCAGCAGAAGATTAGTCAATTAGTAATATGGCGTAAG ATATACCTGAGACGACTACGCCAACAAAAGTCAATCACCAGGGATTACTTTATGTTGGCCGTTGGGCTAGGATACACAATAGTCTACCAATTGATGGAAAGTGCATCACGACCTGATCACGATACAAGTGATATTCACAT AAATGTACCTGATGCTATCACCATTGATAAGATGCGTTCGCTCATCATGGAATTAGATGCTAAAGGAGTTTTGCAGAGTGTCGAAACATG CAACACTTCTAGTCCAGTTCCTTGTACACAATCAATTGATGCTGCCATGATGTCAATTCCATGGAGCAGTACCGTCAAGAGATCTGCAAGTCTAAGTGTATCAGACTTTGAGGAGATATCAGTCAACACACCTCTCTCACCCTCTGCAAGATCAAGGGGTAGCAGTCTCATTGGTATAGGAAGTAAAAAGAAATCTCTAACTGCCAGCTTGTCTGCTGGATCTGATTATCCAGCTGCACACACTAAAGCACCCTACAT GTTGACAACTGGTTTGGATAATGTTTTGTTTCATTATGTTTCCATGGACTGGGCTAGAGGTGTGTTCATTAGCCCCACCAGCACGTTGACATCTCAACTACATGAAGCAATGTTGGATACCTTTGGGAGAACCTGTGTCCACATACGACAAACTCTGTTTTCTCAAGAACATGATCTGCAG AACACAAAATTCAGATATCCAGAAGCTGATAGTGAAACAGATGAAGGTGATAGTCCACACAGACCAGTGCTGGAACAAGGAGTActtgtacagtgtcctttaccaGCTTCAGTACTCTCCGACAAGCACAGTAAAAATGTTCCACGATTATCATACTGGATTGTTGG GAGAAGGTTGGCAGAAACTGGTAGAGAGTTTTACGTCTGCTTTCAGGATTCAGTCCCACAGAGTGCTGTTGAGCTAGCATTCAGACTTCATTTTGGTTCAGTTGACTAA
- the LOC136237895 gene encoding ATP-dependent translocase ABCB1-like: MSTAGIITGISTLVLVGSTLDMDSVGAAREAATEIFNIIEKTPTADDTGTVPDNISYDIRLRNVHFSYPSRLDLTVLSGLTLDIEPGQTVALVGASGSGKSTIIQLLQRFYDIQSGEILIGGHDIRELNLQWLRQSIGVVSQEPVLFGGTIAENISYGKEDATQEEIEMAAKAVNAHSFITELPDGYNTLVGERGTQLSGGQKQRMAIARAIIRDPMILLLDEATSALDTESEAIVQDALNKASVGRTTIVIAHRLSTIKHVDLIAVMDEGRIVEFDTLKELIAQQGSFFKLMAAQLHIESCMSASDDNLTVKTKRPEDYCAPKLSFNFFDMTDDELEEEMDNREMLSIIKMSKWYYLLMAVIGSLVEGLAFCFVCYFYTIFVIQAYLDPNTAEQNARLALVVYPILAIFLAITLFTKTASYGNNGAILISRLRKSSLQAMLKQEISWFDLKYNWTGALVSRLAIDASLVENLLGTQLGIMLSSAVTFTAITVLAYIYLDSSAASLVMTALLPLATVPVIIRAMMSVDSTKESGAILEESNHMMFESILSIRTVVSFSLQKKLMQVYTNALTPYKSGIKKSSIMFGALYGAVEVSQFIITAIMIRFGAFLVSVPDEHKFHTTFINVLVPTLTTLYATTVGKQLGHSMSKYFNAKIAVKSVFSLLYRKSMIDPSSTRGIFPDHIRGEISFSRVAFSYPTRQEASIFKSISFSVLPGETLAIVGPSGCGKSTVTALIERFYDPSSGAVRLDGIDLRLLNIQWLHGQIGLVSQEPALFDATIADNIRYGANFREVTDEEVEMVAKSANIHYFIMGLPQGYDTKVGPKGSHLSGGQKQRVAIARALVRDPKILLLDEATSALDAENEKLVEEALEKAQKGRTCIKIAHRLSTVYNADKIIVISDGRVIESGTHTELMLQNGLYCKMNNLFQS; encoded by the exons ATGAGTACG GCGGGAATTATTACTGGTATCTCTACTTTGGTACTAGTGGGTAGTACATTAGACATGGACAGTGTCGGTGCAGCTAGGGAAGCAGCCACAGAAATATTTAATATCATTGAGAAG ACTCCTACTGCTGACGACACAGGGACAGTACCTGATAACATATCTTATGATATCAGACTACGTAATGTTCACTTCTCTTATCCATCCAGACTAGATTTAACA GTTTTAAGTGGCTTAACTCTGGATATTGAACCAGGTCAAACTGTTGCACTAGTAGGAGCTAGTGGTAGTGGTAAGAGTACCATTATACAACTACTTCAAAGGTTTTATGACATTCAATCTGGAGAA ATACTGATAGGAGGCCATGACATACGCGAGCTCAATTTGCAGTGGTTGAGACAGAGTATCGGAGTTGTCAGTCAAGAGCCAGTATTGTTTGGTGGTACAATAGCAGAGAACATTTCTTATGGTAAGGAAGATGCCACCCAAGAAGAAATAGAGATGGCAGCTAAGGCAGTAAATGCTCACTCATTCATCACTGAACTTCCTGATGGTTATAATACATTAGTTGGAGAAAGGGGTACTCAGTTATCAGGGGGACAAAAACAACGTATGGCCATTGCTAGAGCAATTATAAGAGATCCTATGATACTACTATTGGATGAGGCCACTTCTGCTCTGGACACTGAAAGTGAAGCAATAGTACAGGATGCACTGAATAAG GCTAGTGTTGGGCGAACAACAATAGTAATAGCTCACAGATTATCAACAATTAAGCATGTTGATCTGATAGCAGTAATGGATGAAGGTAGAATTGTGGAATTCGATACACTAAAGGAATTAATAGCTCAACAAGGATCGTTCTTCAAGTTGATGGCAGCTCAG CTGCATATTGAAAGCTGTATGTCAGCCAGTGATGACAATTTGACTGTTAAAACCAAACGACCTGAAGATTACTGTGCTCCAAAACTATCATTCAATTTCTTCGACATGACTGATGATGAGCTAGAA GAAGAAATGGACAACAGGGAGATGCTGAGTATTATCAAAATGTCAAAGTGGTACTATTTACTGATGGCAGTTATTGGGAGTTTAGTAGAAGGACTTGCATTTTGTTTTGTCTGTTATTTCTATACCATTTTTGTAATACAG GCATATCTTGATCCTAACACAGCAGAGCAAAACGCTCGTCTGGCATTGGTAGTTTATCCAATTCTAGCCATTTTTCTGGCAATAACACTCTTTACAAAGACAGCCTCATATGGCAACAATGGTGCTATACTGATATCTCGGTTAAGAAAGTCGTCTCTCCAAGCTATGTTAAAACAG GAGATTAGCTGGTTTGACTTGAAATACAACTGGACTGGAGCCCTTGTTTCTAGATTAGCTATTGATGCTTCTTTAGTGGAAAAT TTGTTGGGAACTCAGCTTGGTATAATGTTATCTTCAGCAGTAACCTTCACTGCCATTACAGTATTAGCCTATATCTACTTGGACTCCTCAGCTGCATCACTTGTCATGACGGCATTGTTACCACTAGCAACCGTTCCTGTAATTATAAGAGCAATGATGTCTGTCGATAGTACCAAGGAAAGTGGAGCCATACTTGAGGAATCAAATCAT ATGATGTTTGAGTCAATATTAAGCATTCGAACAGTGGTATCTTTTAGTTTGCAGAAAAAACTTATGCAGGTGTATACAAATGCTCTCACTCCTTACAAAAG TGGAATCAAAAAGTCATCCATTATGTTTGGAGCTCTTTATGGTGCAGTTGAAGTGTCCCAGTTCATCATAACTGCTATAATGATACGATTTGGAGCTTTCCTGGTTTCAGTTCCTGATGAACACAAGTTTCATACAACTTTCATTAATGTTTTAGT GCCCACGTTGACTACACTATATGCTACTACAGTTGGTAAACAACTTGGTCACTCGATGTCAAAATACTTCAATGCAAAGATCGCTGTCAAATCAGTGTTCTCTCTACTCTATCGAAAATCAATGATAGATCCTAGTTCAACAAGAGGAATTTTCCCG gaTCATATAAGGGGTGAAATATCTTTCAGTCGAGTGGCCTTTTCCTATCCAACCAGACAAGAAGCATCAATCTTTAAAAGTATCAGTTTTTCAGTATTGCCAGGAGAAACATTGGCTATTGTGGGTCCCAGTGGATGTGGTAAGAGCACAGTCACGGCCTTGATAGAACGATTCTACGATCCGTCAAGTGGAGCAGTG AGATTGGATGGTATCGATTTAAGACTGTTAAACATTCAGTGGTTGCATGGTCAGATAGGATTGGTGTCACAGGAGCCAGCATTGTTTGATGCCACCATTGCTGATAACATCCGCTATGGAGCAAACTTTAGAGAAGTGACTGATGAAGAAGTAGAAATGGTTGCCAAATCAGCCAACATTCATTACTTTATAATGGGCTTACCCCAG GGCTATGATACAAAAGTTGGACCTAAAGGTAGTCATTTATCAGGAGGACAAAAGCAACGTGTGGCAATAGCACGAGCTCTAGTGAGGGATCCTAAGATACTATTATTGGATGAAGCCACTTCTGCTCTAGATGCTGAAAATGAAaag ctggtggAAGAAGCATTGGAGAAGGCACAGAAGGGTCGTACCTGTATTAAGATAGCACATCGACTGTCAACAGTCTACAACGCTGATAAGATAATTGTGATTTCCGATGGAAGAGTGATAGAGAGTGGTACACACACAGAACTGATGCTTCAAAATGGTCTCTACTGTAAAATGAACAATTTGTTTCAGTCATAG
- the LOC136237897 gene encoding protein starmaker-like has translation MNLKAVSDEWDELSDLGSDDWGTLKDWERQFMMKYTCVGWLVKEGKDCIKDDSAKQETEPADSDQGDKGPKVDEKIKIKDTHDDDIKDEAGSQDDTENQSEDHEQSSKDPKGDEEIKIKDSHDDIKDEAGGQNDTENQGNQSEDHEQSIQDPKVAEENEIKDSRDDAENQGGQSEDHDQSSKDENQDDHNPNQGNEKDTEPNQENKIETDDHDEEQTNSS, from the coding sequence ATGAACTTGAAGGCGGTGTCAGATGAATGGGATGAGTTATCAGACCTAGGCAGTGATGACTGGGGTACCTTGAAAGACTGGGAGAGACAGTTTATGATGAAGTACACCTGTGTGGGATGGCTAGTCAAGGAAGGCAAAGACTGTATCAAGGATGATTCTGCTAAGCAAGAAACTGAGCCTGCTGACTCTGATCAAGGTGATAAGGGCCCAAAGGTAGATGAAAAAATTAAAATCAAGGATACTCATGATGATGATATAAAAGATGAGGCAGGCAGTCAAGATGACACTGAAAATCAATCTGAAGATCATGAGCAGAGTAGTAAAGATCCAAAGGgagatgaagaaattaaaatcaAGGACTCTCATGATGATATAAAAGATGAGGCAGGTGGTCAAAATGACACTGAAAATCAAGGCAATCAATCTGAAGATCATGAGCAGAGTATTCAAGATCCAAAGGTAGCTGAAGAAAATGAAATCAAGGATTCTCGTGATGATGCTGAAAATCAAGGAGGTCAATCTGAAGATCATGACCAGAGTAGCAAAGATGAAAATCAAGATGATCATAATCCAAATCAAGGAAACGAAAAGGACACAGAACCAAATCAAGAGAATAAAATTGAAACAGATGATCATGATGAAGAACAGACTAACAGTAGTTGA